GGAGCCTGCAGTATCCCGGTTCATCGCGGTGATGAACGCGTCGCGGGCGATGGGCAACGTACGGGTCATGAAACCCTCCTTTAATCAGTTAAATCTAGCGGGTCGGGGGCCCCGAATGTCCCGAACGGACCCCGCCGAGCCGATCTGATGGTCTATTTTCCTGTTTATGACGCCAGTTGTCGACTCACTGCCCTTCGAAATCCGTCGCTCGCCCGTTCAGGGCCTGGGCGGCTTCGCCATACATCACATTCCTGCTGGTACGCGTCTCATTGAGTACGCCGGTGAACGCATTACGCCGGCGGAATCGGAGGCGCGCTATCCGGACGTGCCCGGCGAGCGCCATCACACCTACCTCTTTGCCATCGACGATGCGGTGGTGGTTGACGCGGCGGTCAACGGCAACGAGGCGCGTTTTCTCAACCATTCGTGTGCGCCCAACTGTGACGCCGTCATCGATGAGGGCCGGATCTGGATTGAAACGCTGCACGACATCGAGCCGGGTGAGGAACTGGTATACGACTACGCCTACGTCCTGAACGAACGCCACACCCCCGCCGCCAAGCGCCGCTACCCCTGCCATTGCGGGGCCATCACCTGTCGGGGGACCATCCTCGCCAAAAAGCGGTGACAGCGCTGGCCGTCCGTGTTGCGTACAGGTAGGAGCGCGCGATAGGCTGGTGAAGGCTGTTCACTCTACTGGAGATCCCATGCGGTCGTGGTCCGTTGCAGTCGCCGTTGTTGTCACCAGCGCCGCCCTGGGGTGTGCGCATGCCAAAACTGAACCGGCCGCAGCGGCGGCGTCGCCAGTGGCCGCCAGGCCGGAGCCGGGCCGAGGGGGTCCTCCGGGTGAAGGACGGGGCGGCGCGCCGGCGGGTCCGCGCCGCGCACCGCAGCCACCCAATTGGGAGCGTCAGGACTCCGTGCGCCGGGCCCTGGTGGCCGAGGTGCTCAAGTCGGTTGAAGGACGCGAGAACGAACCGGCCGGCAAGGTTTTCAAGAACGTGCAGTTGAACAAGGCCATGCCGGTCAAGGAATTCCTGGCGATGATGAACGAGCAGTACGGGCGCAGCGTGGGCGCCAGCTGCACCGGATGCCACGCCAACACCAACGTGGCCGGTGTGCTCAAGGTGGACTACGCCAGCGAAGAGCCCAAGAAGAAGCAGATCGCCCGGCAGATGGAACGCATGACGCAGTCCATCAACAAGGATCTGTCAAAGGTGAAGGAGCTCGACCAGCCCTATATCAGGACCACGTGCGTGGTGTGTCACCGTGGTGCGGAGCACATGCCCACCACCATGGAGCCACTCAAGAACACGGAATCGCCACCAACACGGAAGAAAAGCTGACGGCTGTTTAGCCCGACTGAATGGCCTGCAGGAAATCGTCCGGCGCATCGAGGTGGACTCCGATGCGCCGGACGCGTTTGGTGACCATGCCAAAGGCACGCAGCGACACGTCGGACGTCAGCACAATCAGCACATTCGGATCGGACGGCTTGGTGATGTTCACGTAGTCCGCCGCCTGGACCGTCCCACTCTGCGGCACCTCCTGCCACGAGGGACGGACTGCCGACTGCACCTGTGCCAGTGGAACCACCCCACGCCACCGGGTGCCCAGCATCAGTTCCATGTGGCCATCTCGCACTTCCAGGGCGCCCGCGCCATAGCGCGCATTCTCGCGCCACAGCCACACGAGCGTCGCAACACTCATCGCCGTAAGAATCCACGCCGCCAGCGGTGACCGCGACGTGATCCAGAGATGCAGCACGCCTGTCTCAATGAGCAGAATGCCGCTCACGGCAACCACCACGGTGCGGCTCTGCGCGGCGAGATACGTGAAACGCCTGGTGTCCATTTCGCTCACGCCACTACAACGCTCTGGGCTGAGCAACGGTGCGTTCGTTGTGCACGTTGCCGGTATTGAGCGTTCCCGTCGGCTCGAACAGCAGCACTTCCACCTCATGTTCGGCCACCGGCCGATGCTCGACGCCGCGTGGCACGATCAAAAAGTCGCCGGCCTCGAGGGTCACACTGCGGTCGCGAAACTCCATGGTGAAGCGACCGCGATGCACGAGAAACATTTCATCCTCGTGTTCATGGTGATGCCAGACGAACTCCCCCTGGAACTTCACCAGTTTCACATCCTGTCCGTTGAGCGAGCCGGCAATCCGCGGCTGCCAGTGTTCGTCAATGCGCGTGAACGCGTCGGCCAGATTCACCTTGTCGGGCACCCGCGCCGATCCAATCGCTCGCGCCATCACGCGATCGTGCTGCACGTCGGTGCCCATATGAAACTGTGTCTTTCCAACCTCCACGAAGTCGTGCTTCTCATAGAAGCGGATGGCTTTCGGATTTTCTTCCCACACACCCAGCCAGAGGGTGCGCCCGCCGCGCGATTGCGCTGTCGTGAGACACGCCTCCATCAGATGCGCCGCGACACCGCTGCCGTGGAAATCGTGGTCGACATAGAACCGCTGGATCTCCACTGGCATGTCGCCGTGCACGCTGGGATGGGTGGCGCCGTGCCGCAACAGCGCGAAGGCGCCCAGCGCGCCGTCTACCTCAACCAAAAGGTACGTGCAGGCGGGATCATTGATTTCCGCCAGTTGTAGCGACTCGCTGAATGCCGACTTGACGTAAGCCGCGAGTTGCGCGGGGTCGTTGTCGGGGCCGAAGGTCCGGGTGAAGATCCGCTGAGAGATCTCGGCGACGGCGGCGGCATCGTCCGGCGTCGCGTGACGGATGCGGAGCTGGTGGGTGGGGCGAGGGAGTGCGGGCATGGGTGGAGAATAACGTCGCGCCATGCGGCCCGCCGAATACTCTAGCGCGCCGGCGCGCCCGGCCGCGCATACGCCGACGGCACCACATCCCACGGCGCCGCACCGCGCGCCTTGGCAAACCCCAACGCATCCAATCGATGCATGAAGTCGCGGTCGAACAGCTTTTCGGCCCCCGGCGCCAGCGCTTCCTCCGATGGCAGCGTCGCCACGCGAAACTCCACGCGCAGCCCCGGAATTCCCGTGCTCACCGCACGCGCCAGCACGTCCAGCAATTCCAGGGTCTGCGGCTGGTGCGCGTAGAACAGCATGTAGTTCGATCGCGTGGCGATCTGCTTGCGATTGGACGGCGTGATGATTTTGGGCTCGGCATGTGCCCACAGGTTCATCAGGACATACACGCGAATGGTCACGCCACGCAGCCCCCGCTCGGCCAGCATGGTGGCCAGTCGCTCGTAGTCACCGTAGGTCAGCAACGGTAACACGTTGGTGATCACACCGCCGTCGCCATGCACATGCCCGTCCACCATCACCGGTGGAAAGACGCCTGGAATGGCCGTGGCCGCTTTCAGCAGCTGGCGACTGCGCGCCAGACCGTTGGCCGTGCTGTCCAGCGCATCGTTCAGTGCCCAGGTGCGACCCGTTCCCAGGTCGTAGTCGGTGGTGCCGAACACAATCTGGCGATCCACCGCAAACGCGCCCCGCAGTGCATCGCGGAACTCTCCGTTGATACTCTGATCCAGCGCACGATCGTACCGCGCCGTGTTGACCAGGCCGCCTGTTCGTTTGAGCCAGAACCACCAGTCGAAGGTCGGGGCGACTCGGTCCTGCGCCTGTCGATACAGCTCGCTCAACGTATCGATGGCGGCCGCAGTGCCCAGCAGCGCATAGGGCGCCTGCAGCGCGCCGGTACTGATGCCCGTCACCAGATCGAACGTCGGCAGACTCGCCTCTGCGCGTGAGCGCCAACCGCGTAGGAATCCCGCGCCAAACGCGCCGTTCTGTCCGCCGCCCGAGAGCATCAGCACGTCCAACGTCTTGTCACCGCGCATCGCCGCCCGACGCACCAAACGCGCCAACACGCTGTCGCGCGTGACCTGTTCGGCGCGAGCAGCCTCCGCCGCATCCTGCTGTAGTTGCGGCAGCGTGGTGGGTGGGCGGTGAATGGTCGCGCAGCCGGGCAAGAACGCCATCACCAGCACCACCGAGAGAACGCTACGCACGTTTCCCGCCCTTTCTGGGTCGTCGCATTCGCGCGCGCCGGGCAACGTCCACCGCCTTCTCCGCCCACTCCGCCAGTCGCTCCGGATCCTCGATCAGGTCGGCCGACACTTCGTAGTACTGCATGACTTCACCACCTTCGCCAAACGGCCGGAACGGGCCCATGCCGATGGCCTCGAAGTCTGATCGTGTTTCGTCATCGACCTTGAAGTACAACGTGTCGTTGTCCATCAAGGCGAAGAACAGGTCGGCGCTATACACGCCCACGCCGCCAAACATGCCACGGGCGCGAACCGCCGGCAGCACCCGACCCAGCTGGTCCAGAATGAACGCGCGATAATTCGCACTGACGGCCATACCAGAGGACTCCGTCTCGGATTACTTGCCAACCACGGCGAGGCACTCGATCTCCACGCGCGCATTGAGCGCCAGCGCCGTGGCCCCGAACGCGCTGCGTGCCGGCTTGTTGACCGGGAAGAACGTCGCATAGATGCCGTTCATGGCCGGCCACTCCTTCATGTCCGCCAGAAACGCGGTGCACTTCACCACGCGCTCCATGGACGAGCCGGTTTTTGACAGCACATCGGCGATGTTCTTGAGCGTTTGCCGAGTTTCCGCTTCAATGCCACCCGCCACCAGCGCCCCCGTGCTGTCCGTACCGATCTGGCCGGCCAGGTAGAGCATGTCGCCCACGCGCACCGCCGGTGAAAAGGGGTTCTTCGGTGGACCGTATGGTGTCAGGAACTCGATCTTCGGCGGTCCCTCGCGCGACTCGCCGTCTTCGTCCGCGCAGGCCGACAACACGATCGCGCTCAGACACAGCAGTCCTCCCAGCCACTTCGTCATCTGATGCTCCGCTTGAATGGAGTAATGGCGTGGTTCACGCCGGCTGCAACGACCACTGGGTGACCGCACCCGACAGCGTCGCTCCGTTCACGTCGAGGTAGATCATGCCGTCGGTGACCGACAACGAAAACTTCATGCGACGTTCGAGGCGCTCACAAAATGCCGCTATGAGATCCCGGTCAATCGCAAACAGCGGAATGTCCGCCGACCGATGAATGCGCTCACCCGTCCACTGCCGCTGCACCTGCGCCGGATCGCGGTGCGTGTACACGGCCACCTGCGGTGACGCCTTGGCGGCCTTGTGCAGGCGTGCCGCATCGGGTGCACCGATTTCGATCCAGACTTTCATTGCCCCCGTCAGGTCGCGCACGGATATCGTGGGATCGTCGGCGTCGGACACGCCCTTGGAAAACACGATCCCTTCGGCGTATTCCAGACAGTACGCGAACACGCGCGCCGTGAAATACTCCGGCGATTCCGACGGATGCATGGCCACCCGCAGCGCCAGCGACTCGTAACACCCCCGATCCACGTTCGACAGGGTGATGTCGAACGTGTACACGGTTGAGGTCAGCGCCATGACGCGCGGTTAGCGTACATGCGTCAACCAGCCGAACGTGTCATCGGCACGCCCGTGGGCAATATCGAGAAACGCCTTCTGGATACGCTTCGTGACGGGACCCGGCTTGCCGGCGCCGATGTTGATCCGATCGACACTGCGCACCGGTGTCAGTTCGGCCGCGGTGCCAGTGAAAAACACTTCGTCGGCCATGTACAGCATTTCGCGCGGGATGGCCTGTTCCTGCACCGCAAGGCCCTCTCGCTTGGCGAGGGCCATGATGGTGGCCCGCGTGATGCCGCCCAGCAACGAACCGTCAAGCGGCGTGGTGATCAACCCGCCGTCCACCACCAGGAACACATTCTGACCGGAGCCTTCGCTGACGGTGCCATGCGTGGAGAGCGCAATGCCTTCCGCGTACCCGTTGGCCAGCGCTTCCATCTTGATCAACTGTCCGCTCAGATAGTTGCCGGCAATCTTGGCCAGCGCCGGCACCGTGTTGGGCGCCATGCGATGCCAACTGGACACGCACGCATCCACCCCATTCGCCAGCGCTTCATCACCCAGATACGCGCCCCACGGCCAGCACGGGATATACACCTCGATGGGACTTTCGAACGGCACCATGCCCGAGGCACCGTACCCGCGCACCACCATCGGACGGATGTAGCACGATTCGACGTTGTTGCGCACCACCAGCTCGCGCGTGGCATCGATCATGTCGTCAATCGAATAGGCCAGCTCTATCCGGTAGATCTTCACCGAATTGACCAACCGCGTGAGATGCTCGCGCAAGCGGAACACCGCCGGTCCCTTTGGCGTGTGATAACACCGGATGCCCTCGAACGCCGCCGACCCGAACTGCATCGAATGGCTCAATACATGGACCTGGGCGTCGTCCCAGCGAATGAACCCGCCGTCCTTCCAGATCCACTCGGTTGCTTCGATACGGCTCATGCGATGCTCGGTGAGAAAGGGAGAAAGTGCTACAACAGGGTATTGACAGTGCCACCATCAACCAGAATGGCTTGCCCGGTAATGAAGCCCGCGCCGTGTGACGCGAGGAATGCGATGGTCGCGGCCAATTCGTCGGGACGTCCAAGACGCCCTGCCGGTGTCTGTGCAACCCATCCGGCATACACCGCATCACGCGTCGCGCCCGTGCGCTGCGTGGTGGCGGCCGCCAGTGACTCCAATCGCTCCGTCGCGGTAAATCCGGGGAGGACGGTGTTCACGGTGACACCGTCGGCAGCGACTTCGTTCGCCAATGTCCGCAGGTATCCGGTCACCGCCGCGCGCAAACTATTGCTCAACACCAACGACGGAACCGGTTCCTTGACCGCCTTCGAGGTAATGCTGATCACGCGTCCCCACTTCCGTGCACGCATCCCCGGTACGAATGCCCGCGTCAGTTCAACCGCGCTGCGCAACAGCAGTTCGCTGGCGCGTGTCCACGCCGCCCAGTCGTGTTCCATGGCCGGCCCGGTAGGCGGACCACCGGTGTTGGCCACGAGAATATCGACCTGTCCATAGCGCGCCGTGGTATCTCGCACGACCGCCTCGAGGCCTTCCACGGTGGAGAGATCGGCCACCATCGACAACACCGGTGCACCGAGCGCTTCCAATCGCGACGCCGCCGCCGCAATCGCATCCGCATCGCGTGAACAGATGGCCAGCGCACAACCTTCGCGCGCCAACGCCTCGGCCGTGGCGTACGCGATGCCTTTGCTGGCCCCGCACACCAGCGCCACCTTGCCGCGAATTCCGTAGTCCATCGTCTAGCGCGTACCGCGCAGATACGCGTCGCTGCCGTCCAGCCAATCCTGACGCGGCGGATCGAACACGTCCACATCCAACGTGTCTTCCAACGCTTCGGCCCGGTGACGCACGTGACTGGGAATCACCAGCACCTCGCCCGCGTGCACGTCGGTAAACGTGTCCCCCGGCGCATCGGCGTGTTCGCCAATCCAGAAGCGCAGCGCGCCCGACAGGATGTACGTGAACTGCTCGTTGTGATGATCATGCGCCGGCACGATGGCGCCCTTCTTGAGATGCACGTGCGCCAGCATCATGCGCTCGGAGTAGATGAGCTGCCGACTGATCAGCGGCGATAACTGTTCGAGCGGGACGTCGGTCCAGGCGAGTTTGCGAGTGGGCTGCATGGGTCGGAAGTGGTTGAGGGAACGAATAAGAAAGACGGGAGACGGGAGACGAAACGGGAGACCCTCAGTCGGCTGGACTTCTCCAGTCTTCAGTCTCCCGTCTCTTCGTTACACGTCTCTCACATACATGGGCGTCGCGGCCACCGTCGGCCGCTCGAGTTCTCCAACCAACAACCGCGCCAGTGCCGTGCGAGAGCAATGGCTGCCCAACCCCACCTTGACGGCCGGTCCGGCCAACACCTCGCCGCCGGCTTCATCGGTCAGACGCGGCGGTTTTACCAGCATCCAGTTCAACTTGCTGTTGCGCACCAGACGCTCCTGCTCGTCGCGATCATCCATGATTTCGGATTGGCCGGTACGGCGCACCCCGAACGACATGAGCTTGAGTCCGATGGACACGTTGCCTGGCATGGCGCCGATCATCGCACCGGTCTGGCAGATGAGGCGCGGCACTTCCTGCGTGCGCATGCCGGCAATGATCGCTTTCGTGGCGGCCGCGCAGAACACCTTGGGGTTCTTTGCGTGCGGTCCCAGAAACACCACGGCGGCATCGGCGCCGCGCAGCACTTCGCGAACGGCCGTCGGATCATTCAACGCGCCCACCACCACCGTCGCCGTATCAGGCGATGGCTCGGCCGGCGCGGTGCGGTAATGCAGGCGTTGCAGCAGTCCCGCTTCCGCAGCGAGCTGCACGAACGCCCGGCCCGTGCGCCCCGAAGCGCCGAACACCGCCACAATCATCGCGACACCGCCGCGATCGAGTCCGCCAACCGACGAGCGCTGGCGTACGAGGCGCCTTCCGGTCGCCAGGTGGTGAGCGAGTCGGTGCCGCGATAGCCGAAACGCAATCCGTTGCACACCGTCCATCGCCCGTCAGCATCGGCAATGACATCCCACTCGAGCACATCGCGACGCACCCGAATACGCGCGACAAACCGGTTCGTGGCGCGTCGATCGATGTCCTGTTCGGCCACGGTCACGACTTCAGCGCGACCCACGATCGTGTCGCCTCGAGTCTCAAAGGGGAGCAACGTATATCCGGCGAGCAAGGTAGTCGGGAAATAGGACTGACCACCTTCACCGCACGCGGTCAGCGTGTCGAGGGCAATCGGGTCCGATGTGGATTCACGAGACGCATCAAGAAACGCCCGCACAACACGTTGCGCGGTCACCAGCACTGCGGAGTCCGGTGGCGTGGAGGGGATTCCCGTCGCCTCCCGAACTCCGACGTCGCCTCCGAGACCAGGTGTCGACGCCTCGCCGCACGCCACCAGCATCACGAGGACCAACAGGCTGCCGGAAGCAACGGTAAGACGCATGCCACAAGTTGCACCCCCGGGGCGCCTCGCGGGAGCGCCGGAAGCAGACGAGATTGTCCCCGTCCTGCGGCGCGTCCGCATTTCCTGTCCTCTTCTCGGAATCTCCCGCAATGTCGTCGTCTGTCCAACCCCGAGTCCCCTCCGATATCGAAATCGCGCAGGCCGCGCGGATGCGTCCGATCACGGAGGTCGCCGCCGATATCGGTTTGGCTCCCGACGACATCGACCAGTACGGACGCTACAAGGCCAAGCTGCCCCTCGCTCTCGCCACCCAGCCGGCCAAGGGACGACTCGTGCTGGTGACTGCGATCAGTCCGACCCCTGCGGGCGAGGGCAAGAGCACCGTCAGCGTGGGGCTTTCCCAGGCGCTGCGCCGCCTCGGCAAGAACGCCATTCTCTGCATGCGCGAGCCCAGTCTGGGACCGGTGTTCGGCGTGAAGGGTGGGGCCGCCGGCGGCGGATATTCGCAGGTCCTGCCAATGGACGACATCAACCTCCATTTCACGGGCGACTTTCACGCCATCTCCAGCGCCCACGCGCTGTTGTCGGCGCTCATGGACAATCACCTGTACCATGGCAATGCCCTCGGACTCGACACCAAGCGAATCACCTGGCCGAGGACCATCGACATGAACGACCGCGCGCTGCGTCAGGCCATTATCGGCGTTGGCACCGGCAATGGCGCCGTGCGGGAAGAACGCTGGGTGATCATCCCCGCCAGCGAAGTCATGGCCATTGTGGCGCTCGCCTCCAGCGCCGCCGATCTGGAGCAGCGGCTGGGCAATATCATTGTCGGTGCCACCGCCGGCAGTACCAAACAACCGGTGCGCGCGCGCGACCTTGGCGCCACGGGCGCGATGACCCTGCTGCTCAAGGACGCCTTGCGTCCCAATCTCGTGCAGACGCTGGAAGGCGGACCTGCCTTCATTCACGCCGGGCCGTTTGGCAACATCGCGCACGGGTGCAACAGCCTGGTGGCCACACGCAGCGCGCTGGCGCTCGGTGAGATCGTGGTGACTGAAGCCGGGTTCGGTTCCGACCTGGGCGCCGAGAAGTTCTTCGACATCAAGTGCCGCGCCGGTGGACTTCGGCCGGAGGCTGCCGTCCTGGTGGCCACTGTGCGCTCGCTCAAGATGCAGGGTGGCCTGCCCAAGAACGCGCTCGATCAGGAAGACCTTGGCGCGCTGGAGCGCGGGTTGCCGCATCTCGCGCATCACATCGCCAATGTCCGCCAGTTCGGCGTGCCCGTGGTGGTCGCCGTCAACCGCCGGCTTACCGACACGGAAGCCGAAGTGGCGATGGTGATGGACTACGCCGCCAAGCATGGTACGCCGGTGACGATGTGCGATGTGTGGGCCAAGGGCGGTGAGGGTGGTGAAGCGCTGGCGCAGGAGGTGCTGCGTCTGCTGGCCGAAGGCACCGCCGACTTCAAGCCGCTGTACGACGCCGCGCTGCCCATTCGCGACAAGCTCAACACCATTGCCACGCGTGTGTACGGCGCCGACGGCGTGGACGTCACACCGGCCGCGCAGCGGTCCATCGAGTATCTGGAGTCCATCGGCATGGGCACCACGCCGGTGTGCATCGCCAAGACGCAATACTCGCTCACCGACGATGCCACGCGACTCGGCACGCCGAAGGGATTCCGTCTCACCGTGAACGAGGTCTACGGATCGGCCGGCGCCGGATTCGTGGTGGCCAAGTGCGGCGACATCATGACCATGCCGGGGTTGTCGAAGAAGCCGGCCGCGGAAGGGATGAAGCTGCGGCCGGATGGCACCATTGAGGGGCTGAGTTGAAGAAGACGGGAGACGGGAGACGGGAGAATGGAGACGGACGATCCGACCGATCCTCAAGCGTCCGGTTGGACGTCTCCCGTCTTCCGTCTCCCGTCTCCCGTCTCCACTTCCCCCTGCCCCCGAGTGACATCCATCACCGCTTGACGCAGTCCCGCCGCCTGTTCCTCCGGGCACCGCAGATGAAACATCACGTCGACGCCGAATGCTTCTTCAACGACGTCCACTTCAAATGCGGGAAAGAGCTGTTGCACGGCGCTGATGGCGGGATACCCCACGCGCACGATCACGTCCACGCGCGTCACGCGCATGACGCGCGGCACTGATTCCAGCGCCTGTTGCACGGCCGCGCTGTACGCTTTCACCAGACCACCGGTGCCCAGCTTCACGCCGCCAAAATAGCGCGTCACCACGGCGGCGATGTCCCCCAGTCCGCTGTGTTGCAGCACGGTGAACATCGGGCGGCCGGCGGTCCCATGCGGTTCGCCGTCGTCGCTCAGTCCAATACGATCGCTACTGCCCGGTGCGCCGATCACATACGCCCAGCAGTTGTGCGAGGCATCGGAAAATTCGCGCTGGACTTCGCGGATGAACGCCTGTGCCTCATCGACGGTGGCCGTGGGCGTGACGGTGCACACAAACCGACTGCGATCAATCACCAGCTCCGTGCGATGTCGACCCGCTGGAATCGGGTAGCGCGGCGTGGCGGGAACGCGTTCAGTCACGACCCGGTCGACGCGGCCCACGGCGCGCCGACGAACCCGATCCGGCACCCGACGCGCCACGACTTGGTGCACCCGCCGGCTTGGACTCCGCATACGGCGACGCCTTCGGCGCGGGGCGGGCGGCAGGCTTGGGCGCTGACGAACGGGACGCTGCCGGCGGGTGCCGATCCACCACGGCGCGCCAGCTTGGCTGCGGCACGTGCGCGATCGTCCGCCTTCTTCTTGCGGATCTCCGCAATCCGTTCGGCAATCGGCACTTCGAGCTTGGCTTGCGGCTTGGCGTAGTAATCAAAGCCCGGCACCGTAATGCGCGGCAATTGCTTGCCGATGGCGCGCTCGATCTGTTTCAGCTCGCCTTCTTCTTCCGGCGACACAAACGTGAACGCCTCACCCGTTTGCTCGGCGCGGGCCGTGCGCCCCACGCGATGGATGTAGTCGTCCGGCGCCACCGGCACGTCGAAGTTGACCACGTGCCCCAGTGATTCCACATCGATGCCGCGCGCCGCGATGTCTGTGGCCACCAGCACTTGGTACGCGCCGTCCTTGAATCCGGCCAACGCCTGTGTGCGCTGCGACTGCGAGCGATTGCCGTGAATGCGCTCGGCCTTGATGCCGTTCGTCACCAGCTGCGACGCGAGACGATTGGCCCGATGCTTGGTGCGCGTGAACACGAGGGCCTGCGGCATGTCGCCGCGCTTGAGCAATTCCACCAGCAGCGCGCTCTTGAGCTCCTGCGCCACCGGATACACCGCCTGCGTGATCCCCTTGGCCGGCGCCGATTGACGCTGGAGGTTGAGCGTCACCGGCTTGTTGAGCATCTCCTGCGACAGCGCGGCGATCGGTGCCGGCATCGTGGCGCTGAAGAACAGCGTCTGCCGTTTCCGGTTCGGCAGGTGACGCAGGATCTTCTTGATCTCCGGCAGGAAGCCCATGTCCAGCATGCGATCGGCTTCATCCAGCACCAGGAACTCCAGCTGGTCGAGCTTGGCGTACGGTTGCCGGAAGTGATCGAGCAATCGGCCCGGCGTGGCGACGATGACATCGACGCCGCTGCGGAACGCATGTTCTTGCGGTCCCATCCCGACGCCACCAAACACCGCCGCTGCGGAAATCGGCGTGTGGATGGCCACGTCGTTCAGACTTTCGTGAATTTGCGCCGCCAACTCACGCGTGGGCGTGAGGACCAACCCCCGCGTTGCCCCGCGCGGCTTGGCCATCAACTGGTGCAGGATGGGCAGCAGAAACGCGTAGGTCTTCCCGCTGCCGGTCATGGCGCACGCGAGAATGTCGCGACCCTCGAGTCCGGGCGGGATGGCATCCGCCTGAATGGGGGTCGGCCGGGCAAACCCCAGCTCCTTGAGGCCGCGGTGCAGGTTGGGATGCAGCGCGAAGCTGGTGAACGTCGGCAAAGTGCTCAGAATCGGGTCCAGGTCATGAGGTAGACCTGAAAGGTGGCTGTTTTGCCACCGAATAGGCAGTGACCACCGCAACCGGCCAGTTCTGGCCGGCCGGCCGGACGTCTCCCGTCTTTCCTTCTCCCGTCTCCCGTCTTTCCTACCCTGTGGCCGCTATCTCCTCGCCCGGATTCACAAACTGATCCACCTCAAACTGATACTGCCGGTTGTACAGGTCGCGATACCGGCCACCCAGGGCCAGGAGTTCGGCGTGTGTGCCGCGCTCGACAATCTGCCCCGCCTCGAGTACCAGGATCTGGTTGGCACTGGTGATGGTGGACAAGCGGTGCGCGATGAC
This sequence is a window from Gemmatimonadaceae bacterium. Protein-coding genes within it:
- a CDS encoding NAD(P)H-binding protein; translated protein: MIVAVFGASGRTGRAFVQLAAEAGLLQRLHYRTAPAEPSPDTATVVVGALNDPTAVREVLRGADAAVVFLGPHAKNPKVFCAAATKAIIAGMRTQEVPRLICQTGAMIGAMPGNVSIGLKLMSFGVRRTGQSEIMDDRDEQERLVRNSKLNWMLVKPPRLTDEAGGEVLAGPAVKVGLGSHCSRTALARLLVGELERPTVAATPMYVRDV
- a CDS encoding formate--tetrahydrofolate ligase, giving the protein MSSSVQPRVPSDIEIAQAARMRPITEVAADIGLAPDDIDQYGRYKAKLPLALATQPAKGRLVLVTAISPTPAGEGKSTVSVGLSQALRRLGKNAILCMREPSLGPVFGVKGGAAGGGYSQVLPMDDINLHFTGDFHAISSAHALLSALMDNHLYHGNALGLDTKRITWPRTIDMNDRALRQAIIGVGTGNGAVREERWVIIPASEVMAIVALASSAADLEQRLGNIIVGATAGSTKQPVRARDLGATGAMTLLLKDALRPNLVQTLEGGPAFIHAGPFGNIAHGCNSLVATRSALALGEIVVTEAGFGSDLGAEKFFDIKCRAGGLRPEAAVLVATVRSLKMQGGLPKNALDQEDLGALERGLPHLAHHIANVRQFGVPVVVAVNRRLTDTEAEVAMVMDYAAKHGTPVTMCDVWAKGGEGGEALAQEVLRLLAEGTADFKPLYDAALPIRDKLNTIATRVYGADGVDVTPAAQRSIEYLESIGMGTTPVCIAKTQYSLTDDATRLGTPKGFRLTVNEVYGSAGAGFVVAKCGDIMTMPGLSKKPAAEGMKLRPDGTIEGLS
- a CDS encoding YigZ family protein; translation: MRSPSRRVHQVVARRVPDRVRRRAVGRVDRVVTERVPATPRYPIPAGRHRTELVIDRSRFVCTVTPTATVDEAQAFIREVQREFSDASHNCWAYVIGAPGSSDRIGLSDDGEPHGTAGRPMFTVLQHSGLGDIAAVVTRYFGGVKLGTGGLVKAYSAAVQQALESVPRVMRVTRVDVIVRVGYPAISAVQQLFPAFEVDVVEEAFGVDVMFHLRCPEEQAAGLRQAVMDVTRGQGEVETGDGRRKTGDVQPDA
- a CDS encoding DEAD/DEAH box helicase gives rise to the protein MPTFTSFALHPNLHRGLKELGFARPTPIQADAIPPGLEGRDILACAMTGSGKTYAFLLPILHQLMAKPRGATRGLVLTPTRELAAQIHESLNDVAIHTPISAAAVFGGVGMGPQEHAFRSGVDVIVATPGRLLDHFRQPYAKLDQLEFLVLDEADRMLDMGFLPEIKKILRHLPNRKRQTLFFSATMPAPIAALSQEMLNKPVTLNLQRQSAPAKGITQAVYPVAQELKSALLVELLKRGDMPQALVFTRTKHRANRLASQLVTNGIKAERIHGNRSQSQRTQALAGFKDGAYQVLVATDIAARGIDVESLGHVVNFDVPVAPDDYIHRVGRTARAEQTGEAFTFVSPEEEGELKQIERAIGKQLPRITVPGFDYYAKPQAKLEVPIAERIAEIRKKKADDRARAAAKLARRGGSAPAGSVPFVSAQACRPPRAEGVAVCGVQAGGCTKSWRVGCRIGFVGAPWAASTGS